From the genome of Winogradskyella forsetii, one region includes:
- a CDS encoding peroxiredoxin-like family protein → MLKPREKTPDLTINLVNDTEWTLSKQDPKTFTLLIVYRGIHCPVCKKYLEALQTKLSEFNDLGVNVIAISSDTEKTAKKTYDEWAIGDVPIGFEFPIEDARAWGLFISKGIKDEPETFIEPGLFLIRPDQELYAASIQSMPFARPEFDALIKAIKFVKKEDYPARGEA, encoded by the coding sequence ATGTTAAAACCAAGAGAGAAAACACCAGATTTAACTATTAATTTAGTCAACGATACCGAATGGACTTTAAGTAAACAGGATCCTAAAACCTTTACGTTGCTCATTGTTTATAGAGGAATTCATTGTCCGGTATGTAAAAAATACTTAGAAGCCTTACAGACCAAATTATCGGAATTCAATGATTTAGGCGTCAACGTCATTGCTATAAGTAGTGATACCGAAAAGACAGCGAAGAAAACTTATGACGAATGGGCTATAGGCGATGTACCTATCGGCTTTGAATTTCCTATTGAAGACGCGAGAGCATGGGGCTTATTTATCTCTAAAGGAATTAAAGACGAACCAGAAACGTTTATTGAGCCAGGCTTGTTCTTAATTCGTCCTGATCAAGAATTATATGCGGCTTCCATTCAGAGCATGCCTTTTGCACGTCCTGAATTTGATGCTCTTATAAAGGCTATAAAATTCGTGAAGAAAGAAGATTATCCCGCTAGAGGAGAGGCTTAA